Genomic segment of Malania oleifera isolate guangnan ecotype guangnan chromosome 7, ASM2987363v1, whole genome shotgun sequence:
CCAATCGAATCcaacatttttatttctttttcattaTTATGCATGTTAAGCTATTTTCATAAAGGGACTTTCCcctaattttctaattaaaaggGAAGAAGAGCCACGTGGCATTTTTCAAAAGTGGGCACGTGGCATTAGTAGGAGTGACCACATGGCCTTTTATAAAGAAGAATTATTAACTAAAAATTATATCATCTCCCTTATAATTAACACTAAAGAAgactttgaatttgaatgttcTCTTCGGAATAATTTTGTCCTATGTtgaagagagattttgaatttggatttatgtgcatttaaataaaatgtaaaagtATAGCGTTAGTTTTTGGATCTCTGTACTCACGTATGGTCTATTATATTAGCTTCATCTCTAATACTATAAAGAGAGTTCTCCTTTTGGTGTtatctttcaaaaatatcaaatttatctctataactaccaataattattccaaaatactcatataaCTATTTACAATTATCCCAAAATGCCCTtgtactatttaattttttgttattttctttataattttttttaaaatttttcaaaaatagagaGCCTGTAGAACACACATAGTGTGTGCCATGACTAGTTTACTCGTGAATAAAAAAAAGTATTCTCAAACATTATAGAAAGTCAAAAAGTATGTCTTTATAGAAtatgataaaattttaaattggtctTATGCTATGAATTTGAAATTTAGACATTAGATTTatgactttaaataaaatataatatgatatacccaaaattaatACTCATAAAGTAAAAACGGTTATGAATTCACCATTAAATCCTCTACATAACCAAAGTGCAAATTTTAATGTACACACATTCATGAGAGGGAATAGTTACAAGACTACACTTTAAAACTCTATAAAACTTTTATAACCCCCACAAGCACAATAATGTCCGTCAAAATCAAATTGATGGAAGGTCagcctccaccactataaaaaaggACTTTCAAAGGAGGTAAGTATCTCACTCATACTCATTTCTTTCTACTATTATAATTTAGAGCCTCTTATTAGTCTATTACTTAGCCATCGGAGTGATCCTCCGGAATAAACCCCAGGTCCTCTGAGTCATTCTTACTTGATTCTTTTCAAGTGGTCATGATCAGAGAACGATTCACTAAAGTCGTTTGATTTTTGGGCAACAACATaatttaaaattgtattgaaagtgaaagtaaaaaaaaagtaGAGAAAAAAATTACTTTGATCAGAAAACTATATGAACATTTTCATAGATGTTTTACCtagctaaattttttaaataatcaaGATGGACATTTTCGCAAATGTTCATGGATATTTTAGGGACAATTTAGTATTATTTTGTTGCAATATGatgaaaaatatgtttgtttGTATTATCATTTTTTAATTGTTACTGTTGAATTTCTTGTAGTAAAATTTTCTTCTATGAGttagttttaaaaatttattttgtaaatcaaGTCATTGCACATAAAaaatttttaatgataaaattaaaataagtaaCTCTAGTACTCTGGAGGGGAAAAATCAATCAAGAAATATTTTCGGCAATTTTCAAGCGTCATGTATGATAAGATGGttcaaaaatacataaataataaacTTAAAGATATAACCATCAAGTAAAGTAGATAGTACTTGGCTATTCCTATTTACGTTgctacaaaatattttcaattccaattcaattgtatttaaataaaagATATAAATCTCTCttgaaatttgaatatttaattttcaaaacattTATATTCCTCAAAAGCCTCGTTTCTTTTAATCTGCTTTTTGAGTGAATTTATAGAAATGTTGATATGCAGCTGGCCAGAGCCAAAAGAAATGTGACCAGTCGGTGAATTCTCAATGATCATTTACAACACAAATTTCAGGTTTCTAATTCCAACAAAGGAAACCCTTGCCATAAACACAACAATGTACAATCCAATGATGGCACAGTTGATAACCTGAGTCGCAAAGAAATTATTCAAAACATTCAAACTCATTTTAAATACGAAATGGGAGTAAAtgaaaaaatacttttttttttaatttatctaaCACAGCTTAATGTTATAATTAACACGGATTCCAAGTCCCCCCAGCAAAGACCAGGAAATCCTGAAATACACACTGCAGCTGGGAGCAAAATGAATAAAGATAACTAAAATTACTGATACACAATAAATAAACCAAACTTAAAAACAACAAAACACATTTTGGTACACATAGTACATACTAAGCACGATGATTTTATCGATCGATGTATGTAACAAAGGCCTAAAAGGGTTTGCAAAAGTCCATTTTCTGGTCTAATCGCCCATAACAGGAAGAGAATCTGTGACCAGCGCCAAGAAGTGATCTTTCCACTCAACAAAACCTGCGAAAGGCATGAGACCGCACAATAATGGCAGAAAGAGAAGTTCAATACCATAAAATAGATATCGCCTGAGCCAGAATGGAAATATTGAATTGTCTTTCGTCCCCTCTAAGACTCTGACCGGTCCATAAAGGATAAGAAACAACACCGAAGTCCAgatattggaaaaaaaatgtaaTAAGCATAGAGCCTCCCAGTACAAGAGCCAATGATAACCATTTCCGCCCAGTGTGTCAACACACAGCTTGCCAGCAAAACCACAAGCAACTCCTAATAGCAGGAGTATGAAAGTAATCGGCATTGTCTGTTTCATGGTTGATGAACGCTGAAGGAGCAAATAAATAACTGCTAAGATCATCAAGAAACCGAAAACCATACGGGTCACAACTTGAACCTGACACCTTAGAATATTCAGGGTTGAATTGAAAGAAGCAACGGGCTTTGGGATCCACCAAGACTTGGAATCCTGAAATTGCAAATCAACATTAAGCATTTACAAAGCACCTAAACATAATTTGGGCTGGAAATATGACCTCTGTAAAGAGAATGCACCTTTATTGTGCAAATGTCGAACGACAAAAAATATAAAGATACAGTAACAAAAAGTGAAACAAGCAAAAGTTTTGGCCACCGAGTAAATCCCTACATAATTTTTAGAATTAAGAACAAAAGCAATAAATGGTATTGTGAATTGAATCATCTTGCTTATAAATGGAAACTAGCAGTGAAGTCATGAAAATACTTTTATACGTAGAAAAGGATCCTCGGttataaaatctaaaaaatgaACCACAACTCTCGAAAATGTAGACTAGGCTTAATTTGCCTAAAATATTCCTTCCCCTTTGCAATCTGATGATTTATCCACCTGAAACTATGAAGTGGGCAGAGTGCAATTACAATCCCATAGTGAAGAAACTCAAAATCAAATGCTTAGAACCATTGAGTCAACATGATTATAAAgcttagtttattttttattttttctatatatatatgtgtgtgtgtgtgcgtgcgtgcacTGCTAAGCACAGCCTCGATCATTTCTAAGACAACAAACCAATAGCACATCAGCAGAAAATTACAGAGGAAAACGTATTAATAAAGGCCAGAAGGAAGAAAATACTTTCCTCAGAATGTTTACAGAATGCTGTAGCTTCAGTGATCCGTTTGTATGAATG
This window contains:
- the LOC131160602 gene encoding protein CPR-5-like; its protein translation is MLNVDLQFQDSKSWWIPKPVASFNSTLNILRCQVQVVTRMVFGFLMILAVIYLLLQRSSTMKQTMPITFILLLLGVACGFAGKLCVDTLGGNGYHWLLYWEALCLLHFFSNIWTSVLFLILYGPVRVLEGTKDNSIFPFWLRRYLFYGIELLFLPLLCGLMPFAGFVEWKDHFLALVTDSLPVMGD